A single region of the Gorilla gorilla gorilla isolate KB3781 chromosome 1, NHGRI_mGorGor1-v2.1_pri, whole genome shotgun sequence genome encodes:
- the H2BC18 gene encoding histone H2B type 2-F isoform X2: MPDPAKSAPAPKKGSKKAVTKVQKKDGKKRKRSRKESYSVYVYKVLKQVHPDTGISSKAMGIMNSFVNDIFERIAGEASRLAHYNKRSTITSREIQTAVRLLLPGELAKHAVSEGTKAVTKYTSSK; encoded by the coding sequence ATGCCGGATCCAGCGAAATCCGCTCCTGCTCCCAAGAAGGGCTCCAAAAAGGCTGTTACGAAAGTGCAGAAGAAGGACGGCAAGAAGCGCAAGCGCAGCCGCAAGGAGAGCTACTCCGTTTACGTGTACAAGGTGCTGAAGCAGGTCCACCCCGACACCGGCATCTCGTCCAAGGCCATGGGCATCATGAACTCCTTCGTCAACGACATCTTCGAGCGCATCGCGGGAGAGGCTTCCCGCCTGGCGCACTACAACAAGCGCTCCACCATCACATCCCGCGAGATCCAGACGGCTGTGCGCCTGCTGCTGCCCGGCGAGTTGGCCAAGCACGCCGTGTCCGAGGGCACCAAGGCGGTCACCAAGTACACCAGCTCGAA
- the LOC101152321 gene encoding histone H4 yields MSGRGKGGKGLGKGGAKRHRKVLRDNIQGITKPAIRRLARRGGVKRISGLIYEETRGVLKVFLENVIRDAVTYTEHAKRKTVTAMDVVYALKRQGRTLYGFGG; encoded by the coding sequence ATGTCCGGCAGAGGAAAGGGCGGAAAAGGCTTAGGCAAAGGGGGCGCTAAGCGCCACCGCAAGGTCTTGAGAGACAACATTCAGGGCATCACCAAGCCTGCCATTCGGCGTCTAGCTCGGCGTGGCGGCGTTAAGCGGATCTCTGGCCTCATTTACGAGGAGACCCGCGGTGTGCTGAAGGTGTTCCTGGAGAATGTGATTCGGGACGCAGTCACCTACACCGAGCACGCCAAGCGCAAGACCGTCACAGCCATGGATGTGGTGTACGCGCTCAAGCGCCAGGGGCGCACCCTGTACGGCTTCGGAGGCTAG